Proteins found in one Mytilus edulis chromosome 2, xbMytEdul2.2, whole genome shotgun sequence genomic segment:
- the LOC139510718 gene encoding protein wech-like translates to MSNSQTAKTCGLCDRNTNICWKCSQCDKYICEDCKIIHSKVNLGKEHDLTRIREPIERDELLGPKSVVCNRHRNKICDVFCRTCEELTCTSCQSIYHNHHNLPSVDDIHREFKIELTNFETHIDVDILRKFEKEEETLNKFDCIHRQKYEEAQRNIKERENFFIEEVKKHTQMLLNELHEKWGVISSDISEQKSKISEIKKDLSYFKNNINESKDSRDIEKMQRDIKRLEKSLSEISKIEIDYIQQSPQFSEGIFHQNSLVQMIGKLEIVFIPNPDFKPKLTILKSLTTNFGDIQKILQSEKDYFWISSPKNALKLEITMEKTKTLNTISLPEIDDMTILKSGEQLCTMKNYCKILSINPDGQVKTFKDLSPQKPIALHTTVDNSLLIGVIIKDSWKTLNKDTKSKQLIIKLSANGEELNEFEYKSFTLKKADGTNKLDIFDFTWRITTNFNEDICIVDLSTSSVKGRIVTLDKDGNLKWVYNGHPSNIPTEHFFLPGDIATTYLGNIIVCDTRNSAIHLLNAQGSIIAYKEKSDLDISYPLSLCFTDSKNLLVGCCRTSEDQNKAIIHCVKLRGL, encoded by the coding sequence atgtcaaattcTCAAACAGCAAAAACCTGTGGATTATGTGATAGAAATACAAACATATGCTGGAAATGTTCTCAGTGTGACAAATATATTTGTGAAGATTGTAAGATTATTCATTCTAAAGTTAATCTTGGAAAAGAACATGACTTGACCAGAATAAGGGAACCAATTGAAAGAGATGAACTATTAGGACCAAAATCTGTTGTCTGTAATAGGCATAGAAACAAAATTTGTGATGTTTTTTGTAGAACATGTGAGGAACTGACCTGTACCTCATGTCAATCCATATATCATAACCATCATAATCTGCCCTCTGTTGATGATATTCATAGGGAATTCAAGATAGAACTGACAAACTTTGAAACACATATTGATGTGGATATTCTTAGAAAATTTGAAAAGGAAGAAGAAACTTTAAACAAATTTGATTGCATTCATCGTCAAAAATATGAAGAAgcacaaagaaatataaaagaaagaGAGAACTTTTTCATTGAAGAGGTGAAAAAACATACTCAAATGTTACTAAATGAATTACATGAAAAATGGGGTGTCATAAGCTCTGACATTTCTGAACAAAAATccaaaatatctgaaataaaaaaggatctttcatatttcaaaaataatatcaATGAAAGCAAAGATTCTAGAGATATAGAAAAAATGCAAAGAGATATCAAAAGACTAGAAAAAAGTTTGTCTGAAATTAGTAAGATAGAAATAGATTACATTCAACAATCACCTCAGTTTTCAGAAGGAATTTTCCACCAAAATAGTCTTGTTCAAATGATTGGTAAATTAGAAATAGTATTTATTCCTAACCCTGATTTTAAACCTAAGCTAACAATCTTAAAATCCCTTACAACCAATTTTGGTGACATTCAGAAAATCCTACAATCTGAAAAAGATTATTTCTGGATAAGCAGTCCCAAAAATGCACTTAAACTAGAAATAACAATGGAAAAGACCAAAACATTGAATACAATAAGTCTACCAGAAATAGATGACATGACCATCTTAAAATCAGGAGAGCAACTTTGCACCATGaaaaactattgtaaaatccTTAGCATTAATCCAGATGGGCAGGTGAAAACTTTCAAGGACTTATCTCCTCAGAAACCTATAGCTCTTCATACAACTGTAGATAACAGTCTACTGATAGGGGTCATTATCAAAGACTCGTGGAAGACTCTTAATAAAGATACTAAAAGTAAACAACTTATTATCAAACTAAGTGCAAATGGAGAAGAattaaatgaatttgaatataagaGTTTCACTCTGAAAAAAGCAGATGGGACAAACAAATTAGACATATTTGACTTTACTTGGCGAATAACTACAAATTTCAATGAAGACATTTGTATAGTTGATTTGAGTACTAGTTCGGTAAAGGGAAGAATAGTTACGCTAGACAAAGATGGAAATCTGAAATGGGTTTATAACGGACATCCATCTAATATCCCTACAGAACATTTCTTCCTTCCTGGAGATATAGCAACAACATATCTTGGAAATATCATTGTGTGCGATACAAGAAATAGTGCAATTCATCTTCTTAATGCTCAAGGCTCTATAATAGCTTATAAAGAAAAATCAGACCTTGACATTTCTTATCCGTTAAGTCTTTGCTTTACAGACAGTAAAAATCTTTTGGTGGGTTGTTGTCGAACTTCTGAAGACCAGAACAAAGCAATAATTCATTGTGTCAAACTCAGAGGATTATGA